Genomic window (Polaromonas sp. JS666):
CTCGCGTGGCGCGGGGGAAAACTGGTGGAGCGACCGGATGCGGGTGCTCGACTGAGGCGACACCGGCCGTCGTGGAGCAGGGCAGCGAAGGCAGCCTGTCAGATGAGCGTGGTCGGCGCTTGAAGTGCTGGGGAGCCTTGTGTTCGGGTCGTGTTCGGATGAAAATATATACACTGTATAAATAATGAGCATCCAATGATCACCACACATGTATTCATCGCCATCAGTTTGGATGGCTTCATCGCTCGGCCCGATGGCGACATCGGCTGGCTTCTGCAGCGCGATGACCCAACCGAGGATCACGGCTACTCAGATTTCATCGCCGACAAAGACATGATCGTGATGGGTCGGGGGAGCTATGAAAAGGTTGTGACCTTCGACAAGTGGCCCTACGACCGACCCATCCTCGTGCTGTCTAAACAACTTGCCGGCACGCTGGTGCCCGAGGCGCTGAAAGGAAAGGTCCGCTTCTCCAATCTCGCGCCAAAGGACGCGTTGGAGGAACTGACTCGGCAAAACGTGCACCGGGTTTATGTCGATGGCGGGCGGCTGGTG
Coding sequences:
- a CDS encoding dihydrofolate reductase family protein; the protein is MITTHVFIAISLDGFIARPDGDIGWLLQRDDPTEDHGYSDFIADKDMIVMGRGSYEKVVTFDKWPYDRPILVLSKQLAGTLVPEALKGKVRFSNLAPKDALEELTRQNVHRVYVDGGRLVQSFLRDGLINDMVITTVPVLIGSGRPLFGPLPQDIDLALVSSRSFPSGLVQSTYRLVP